One Alteromonas sp. KC3 DNA segment encodes these proteins:
- a CDS encoding TonB-dependent receptor, whose amino-acid sequence MKMRSLLSLTIAGLLSAPVYATTVTGKVTDTAGQPVAGAEVKIEGTRRVAYTDENGVYRFDDVKQPHIHLHVYSSEHIHGDNDLGDVTRDQNVDFVLKPASVENIVVTANALQSSVLESVTPVTVIGAEKLRKIEAPTLGETLKNAPGVHSTYFGPVASSPIIRGNDGPRVKIVQNGLDVSDVSRVGPDHNVASTLTSATQVEVLRGPATLQYGSGAIGGVVNVVDKRIPQYPVEGIEGEAETSYSTVNEGTYTRGDVTGGKGNWAWHVDGFYRDTENADIPGYASIDPDEDEPKGELESSAMETSNIVAGLSYVAEEGYFGFAVEKLDNEYGVPGHSHAHGEEEHDDDDHDESEHDDHGEEHSEEGVLLDVDMTRYQMAGEWHSPIEGLTNLKFAAAYTDYEHAEIEDGEPGTVFTNESSDIRLSAYHEEINGWHGVFGLQFNHSDYNAVGEEAFTPANTTSSYALYIVEQKKVGDITFELGGRLERTTLDADDSEIELDIAHEEHEEHEGEEHEDEEHEGEEHEEHALAFSFPDYDFTSLSLSAGANWEYVEGHAVAVTLSRSERAPSQQELFSAGQHLATQSYEVGLVFDMDDEGHIEESLSGVKEEVSTNLDVTFRKYSGDWGYSVSFFFNQADDYIFQTNTGLIALSEHEEHGDEEHEDEAHDDEIGMHEDEHDEHSEEGLPVYYFQQADADIWGFEAETYVDLSDTLRLTVFGDYIRAEIEGDNLPRTPPMRFGSELSYMKDGLSADVGFTWYDDQQHVASYETVTDGYTLVNASVQYEFASQGIDWVLFARGENLTDEEARVHTSFLKDQAPLPGRNFTMGVRALF is encoded by the coding sequence ATGAAAATGCGTTCACTGCTAAGTTTAACGATAGCAGGGCTGTTAAGTGCGCCTGTTTACGCAACAACAGTAACTGGTAAAGTTACCGATACAGCAGGTCAGCCTGTTGCTGGCGCTGAAGTCAAAATTGAAGGTACACGTCGCGTTGCTTACACAGATGAGAACGGTGTATACCGCTTCGATGACGTAAAACAACCACATATCCACTTGCACGTATACTCTTCAGAGCATATTCATGGTGATAACGATCTTGGTGACGTTACCCGCGATCAAAATGTTGATTTTGTTCTAAAACCCGCTTCAGTTGAGAACATTGTTGTTACCGCTAACGCGCTACAGTCATCTGTGCTTGAATCTGTGACGCCAGTAACGGTAATTGGTGCAGAAAAGTTACGCAAAATTGAAGCGCCTACCTTAGGGGAAACCCTTAAGAATGCACCTGGTGTGCACAGTACTTATTTCGGCCCAGTTGCGAGTAGCCCAATTATCCGTGGTAACGATGGCCCACGGGTTAAAATTGTGCAAAACGGCTTGGATGTCTCTGACGTATCTCGCGTTGGACCCGATCACAATGTCGCATCTACTTTAACCAGTGCAACACAAGTTGAAGTATTGCGCGGTCCTGCAACATTACAATACGGCAGTGGTGCAATTGGCGGTGTAGTCAATGTAGTCGATAAGCGCATTCCTCAGTATCCAGTAGAAGGGATTGAAGGTGAGGCCGAAACGAGCTACAGCACAGTTAATGAAGGCACCTATACACGCGGCGACGTAACCGGTGGAAAAGGGAATTGGGCGTGGCACGTTGATGGTTTCTATCGCGATACCGAAAACGCTGATATTCCCGGCTATGCGTCTATCGACCCCGATGAAGATGAGCCCAAAGGTGAGCTAGAGAGCAGCGCAATGGAAACCAGCAATATTGTTGCAGGTTTGTCTTATGTAGCAGAAGAAGGGTATTTTGGCTTTGCCGTTGAGAAGCTAGACAATGAATACGGCGTACCTGGCCACAGTCACGCGCATGGCGAGGAAGAGCACGATGATGATGACCATGACGAAAGCGAACATGATGATCACGGTGAAGAGCACAGTGAAGAAGGGGTTCTGCTTGATGTTGATATGACCCGCTATCAAATGGCTGGCGAGTGGCACTCACCTATAGAAGGGCTTACTAATCTTAAGTTTGCCGCTGCTTATACCGACTATGAGCATGCCGAGATTGAAGATGGAGAGCCAGGTACAGTATTTACTAATGAGTCTAGCGATATTCGCCTATCTGCTTATCACGAGGAGATAAACGGGTGGCATGGCGTATTTGGCTTGCAGTTTAATCATAGTGACTACAACGCCGTAGGTGAGGAAGCATTTACACCAGCCAATACTACATCAAGCTATGCACTGTATATCGTTGAGCAGAAAAAGGTGGGTGATATTACCTTTGAACTAGGGGGACGTCTTGAACGAACTACTCTTGATGCCGATGATAGTGAAATTGAGCTTGATATAGCCCATGAAGAACACGAAGAGCACGAGGGGGAAGAGCACGAAGACGAGGAACACGAAGGCGAAGAGCATGAAGAACATGCGCTTGCGTTTAGTTTCCCTGACTACGATTTCACCAGCCTTTCTCTATCAGCTGGCGCAAACTGGGAATATGTAGAAGGACATGCTGTTGCAGTAACCTTGTCGCGTAGTGAGCGTGCACCTAGTCAGCAAGAACTCTTTTCAGCAGGTCAGCACCTTGCTACTCAAAGTTATGAAGTGGGTTTGGTGTTTGATATGGACGATGAAGGGCATATCGAAGAGTCGCTAAGCGGCGTTAAAGAAGAAGTGAGCACAAATTTAGATGTGACTTTCCGTAAGTATTCTGGCGATTGGGGATACAGTGTTTCATTTTTCTTTAACCAAGCTGATGACTACATTTTCCAAACAAACACCGGGTTAATTGCGTTAAGTGAGCATGAAGAGCACGGTGATGAAGAGCATGAAGATGAAGCTCATGATGATGAAATCGGCATGCACGAAGACGAACATGATGAGCACAGCGAAGAAGGGCTTCCAGTCTATTACTTCCAGCAAGCCGATGCTGATATTTGGGGCTTTGAAGCAGAAACCTATGTTGATTTGAGTGACACATTGCGCCTTACCGTATTCGGCGATTACATTCGTGCTGAGATTGAAGGTGATAACTTACCTCGCACGCCGCCTATGCGTTTCGGTAGCGAATTAAGTTACATGAAAGATGGACTAAGTGCAGATGTCGGGTTTACGTGGTATGACGACCAACAGCACGTTGCGTCGTATGAAACCGTAACAGATGGCTATACGTTGGTTAATGCCAGTGTTCAATACGAGTTCGCTAGTCAGGGCATCGATTGGGTATTGTTTGCGCGTGGCGAAAACCTTACCGACGAGGAAGCTCGCGTTCATACATCTTTCTTAAAAGATCAGGCGCCGCTACCAGGTAGAAACTTTACTATGGGCGTTCGTGCACTGTTCTAA